Part of the Mycoplasmopsis columboralis genome, CAATCAACCTTACCGTATAACTCATGGTTAGCAAAGTTTCCTCATCTACCAACAAATTGTCCAATTAAAACACTTGGTATGATGATACTTAGAACTTTACGGTAGTCAATCACATCCCGCTTGAATCATCCATAAATCATACCAGCAACTCCACCGACAATAACTCCCCCTTGAATTGACAATCCTCCATCTCAAGCGGCATATCAATGAGAGTTTTTAAATGGTTCAGGCTCATAAAGAAGAGCTTCCACAACATATCCTAAACGAGATCCAAAAATTGATAAAGGCACAATGATGATAATAAAAGTAAGTAGAACTTCTATTTTGTATTTTTCGCGCATTCAGAAAAATACAATAGTCAAAATTGAAGCGATAATTCCAAGCATAATCATTATTGAATATACCCTTACTTCAAAAGAACCGATTGCAAATAAATATCTTGCAGTTCCAGCACGAATTGGTTCTAATAATGCATTATTCATCTTCTAGTCTCCTTTTTTCAATTTTATCAATAACATTAAGGCCATCATGACGAGCTAAATATGCGTTTACTGCTGCTTCAATTAATGAAGAAACAGATCCACCTTCTTTAGTTGGTACTTGAATCATTTTAATTGAACGACCCATGATTGGATATTTTAGAAAGTCAATACCTAAGCGATCTAATCGGTTTTGTTCTTCTTTTTTTACTAATTCCACCACTAAGTGAATTGGAGAAGAAGAAGCAACTGATCGAGCACCATAAGTATATTTAATGTCAATTGGACCAATTCCTCTCACTTCTAAAAAGTCTTGAGTAATTCGTGGTGAACTACCAATAAAACGGTTTCCTAAATCTTTAATTAGGACTGCATCATCAGAAATGAAAATATGTCCTTTTTGAATTAGATCTAAGGCAGCTTCACTTTTTCCTGATCCACTAGGTCCTACAATTAAAACTCCAATTCCACCAATCATCATTAAACATCCATGTACTTGAACCACTTGGGCAAAATGGTTGTTTAAATATGTACCAATACTGGTAGTTAAATATGAACTTGATAAAAATTTGTCATGAACTACAGGCACTTTGTATTTGCTGGCAACTTCTTTAATTAATTGAATATTTGAGTCTGACATTCCTTTAGAAAGCATTACAAGTGGCGGTTGAAATGAAAAAACATGTTCAAGTGATTTGCGTGTTCTTTTATCTCCAACTAAGTCAAATCACTTACTTTCACTTGTTCCTCAAGCTATCACATTAAATTTTAATCTCTCTGTTCCGGTGTTTTCAGCTAATTCTAACCCAACTCTTTTGATTGCTGGAGAAAGAATTTCTCTGTTATTTAGAGGAACATTTGAATTAATGACATTAAGATCAAAAAAACCTATAATGTCGTTTGCATACATTTTTTTTGACATATTATCCTTATTTATAATTTTAAAATTATACCGTTTTAGGTTTTTAATTTCAAAATTTTACGCAAGAACTCGGCTGTGTATGAAATTTCAGAAGCACTAACTTGCTCAGGTGTTCCTGAAGCAATCACCCGTCCACCTTTAATTCCTCCATCAGGTCCTAAATCAATGATATGATCTGCACACTTGATAACATCTAAGTTGTGTTCAATAACAAGCACTGAATCTCCATTATCAACAATTCGATTTAAGATATGAATTAATTTTTTTACATCATGAGTGTGCAATCCCGTTGTGGGTTCATCAAGAACGTACAAAGTTTTTCCGGTAGGTTTTTTTTGTAAATAAGTGGCTAGTTTAACTCTTTGGGCTTCTCCTCCAGATAAGGTAGTTGACATTTGTCCTAGTTTAATATAACCTAAACCAACATCTTGGAGAATTTGTAATTTTTCGACAATTTTAGTTTTAGCTTCAAAAAATTCCAATGCTGTATCTACAGACATATCTAGAACATCAGCGATTGTTTTGTTGCGGTATTTAATTTCAAGAGTTTCACGATTGTATCTTTTTCCATCACAATCATCACAAGCAACATAAACATCAGGTAAAAAGTGCATTTCGATTTTAATAAAACCATCTCCAGAGCAACGATCACATCTACCTCCAGCGACATTAAAACTAAAACGACCTTTTGAATATCCTCTTATTCTTGATTCTTCTACATTGGCGTAAATATCTCTAATGTCATCAAAAACTCCGGTGTATGTCGAAGGGTTTGAACGTGGAGTTCTACCGATAGGACTTTGTGAAACTGGAACAATTTTATCCACATTTTCTAGTCCTTTAATTGAATCAAACAAAGCTTTTTTATGTGCATTACCTTCTGCAAGACCTAAAGAATATTGAATTCCATGAACTAAAATCTCATTAACTAAAGTACTTTTTCCAGAACCACTAACACCAGTAACAGCAACTAGTTTTCCAAGTGGTATTGTCACTGAAATATTTTGTAAGTTATTTTGTTTTGCTCCATTAATTGTTATGGTTTTTCCATTACCACTTCTTCTGTTTTTAGGAATTTCTATTTTTCACTCTCCAGAAAGATATTTTCCGGTAATTGATTTTTTATTTTCAACTATTTTTTCCAACTCACCAGCAGCAACAATTTCTCCACCTTTATGACCAGCTTCAGGACCAATATCAACGATGTAATCTGAAGCAAGCATAGTGTCTTCATCATGTTCCACAACAATTAGCGTATTTCCTAAATCGACCATTTTACGTAGGGTTTCGATTAATTTCATATTATCTTTTTGATGTAGTCCAATTGAAGGTTCATCTAAAACATATAAAACTCCAGTTAAATTAGAACCAATTTGAGTAGCAAGTCGGATTCTTTGGGATTCTCCTCCAGAAAGGGTTTCTGCATTTCGATTTAAAGTTAAATATTCTAATCCAACATTTTTTAGGAATGTAAGTCTATCAGTTATTTCTTTAAGAATAATTTTTGATATCTGAATTTCACTCTCACTAAAAGTTTTTGTAAGTGTTTCAATAAAATCTAAAGACTCCTCAATTGACATTTGAGTAAACTGATAAATATTCTTTTGGCCTAATTTAATAGCTAATGCATTTGAATTTAATCTTGCTCCCTTACATACATGGCATTGAAATGAACCCATGTATTTTTTAAGTCAATCTCGGATCGCGTCACTTGTAGTGTTGTAGTACAAACGTTCAACTTTGTCTAAAATTCCTTCAATTTCTCGTTTATATCTTCGGTGTGTTCCACCACTAGAAGTTAAATCAAACTCAATAATTTCATCTGAACCGTGTTTTAAATATTTTAGTAAATGTTCTGGTATTTCATCAATTGGTTGATCCTTGTCAATCCCATAATGATTTAAAAGAACTTCAAATTCTTGTCATTCTAAATTTTGGGTGTTTACAGTGTTTTCAAAGTACTTAATTCCACCTAAAGAAATACTTCTTCAAGGTTCTGGAACCAATGAGTTTCAATCTGCTTTAAATTCAACACCAATCCCCTTGCAATTTTGGCACATTCCATAAGGAGAATTAAAAGAAAAAAGTTTGGTTTCGATTTTTGAAATACTGAAATCTTTGTAAATACATGCATGATTTTTTGAAAAAGTTAAAATCTCATTTGAATCAGCGTTCTCAACTTTAACAATTCCTCCAGAACGATCACAAGCAATGTCTACTGCTTCAGCAATTCTATTTTGATTTTCTTCAGTTAAAGCAACTCTGTCAATTACTAAATCTATAACATGGCGAACATTTTTGTCTAAAACAATTTTGTCTTCAAGCATAAATAATTGACCATCTACTTTAACTCTTAAAAATCCTTCTTTTTTTAACTTTTCTAAAAGATTTTGGTGAGTTCCTTTTTCTCCATCGACAAGTGGAGAATAGATAATAAGTCTTGAATTTTGTGGTTGTTTGTAAATTGAAGTGATAATATCTTTGGAACTTTGAGAAGTAATTTCAATATTATGATTAGGACAATAAGCTTTACCAATTCTGGCAAAAAGCAATCTAAAATAATCATAAATTTCTGTAACTGTCCCAACGGTTGAACGTGGATTATTGACAGTCGTTTTTTGTTCAATAGAAATAGAAGGACTTAGTCCTTCAATAGATTCTACATCTGGTTTTTTAGTACCGCCTAAAAACATTCTGGCATAACTACTCAAACTGTCTACATATCTACGACGTCCTTCTTCGTAGATAGTATTAAAAGCAAGTGAACTTTTTCCTGATCCACTTAAACCAGTAAAAATAATTAATTTGTTTTTAGGTAAAGTTAATGAAACATTTTTTAAATTGTTTTCTCTGGCACCTTTGATGACAATCTGATCTTTTTTTGACATTTTTCCGCCTAACTTGGTAAGTCACATCCATTAACTGGATGCAAAAATAGTGTTGTTTTTTCAACTTCTGTGATTTCTTGTGGAGTAAAAATATTTAATTCCTCAACTAAAGTTATTAAATTTTTTGCACTACCGTCTAATCTTAGAAATGAAAAAAGGTCTTGAGCCAATAAATATAATTGATCTTGAAGATCTTTACTTGGTAAAACATCTTCAAATTTGTTGATATTATTAGCTTTTAAAATCTCTTTTATTTTAGCAAATTTATCATTATTTGCTTGAGCTTTAATCGCACTTAAATATCCTAAAGCTACAGCAAATATTTTAGTATCTTTAACAAATGAATCATTTCTTTGAAATGTTGAAAAAGTTAATGCATGTCTTAGTTGATCGTCACTTAAGTTTGCTTTAAGTAAAATTTTTCTAAAAGCATTATATAGTGAAACAACGTCAACGGTTTGAATCAAAATAAAATCAGTATTGTTTTTAATTTCTTTATATGTATATGTCATATTATCACCTCACTCAAATTGTATACTAAAAAATGAAAAAGTTAAAAAAACGCTAAAAAATTAGCATTTTTTTAACTTTTTGCATTTTGGAGCTCTAAAAGTATGTCTCTAAGTTCAATTGCTCTTTCATAATCAAGCATTTTGGCCGCTTCATCCATTTGACGCTTTACTTCTTTAATTACTTCTTCTCTTTCTTTAGGTGAGACCTTCTCTTTTTTGGCTTTCTTTTGACTTTGATCTAAAAGAAGTTGCACAGCATTCATAACACCGTGACCATGAATTGGTTCACTAAGAGGCTTAATAATTGTTTTAGGTACAATATTGTGTTTTTGATTATACGCAATTTGTAAAGCTCTTTTTTCTTTGTTATCATCAATGCACTCTTGCATACTTTTTGAAATCTTGTCTGCGTAAAAAATAGCTTGTCCTTTGTGGTTTCTTGCTGCTCTACCTGTAATTTGAATAAGAGAACGAGTATTACGCATAAAACTTTCTTTATCAGCATCTAGAACAATCACTTTAGAAACTTCAGGTAAATCAATACCTTCACGTAAAAGATTAATTCCAATGAGCACTTCGTAAATACCTGCCCGGAGCTTTCTTAATATTTCATTTCGAACAAAAGTATTATGTTCAGAATGAATGTAAGCTGCTTTCACATTACGTTCAAGTAAATATGCCGATAATTCTTCAGACATTCTTTTGGTAGTAGTTAAAATAATTGTTTTGTCTCCGCTTTCTCTTTGTTGGATAATAGTATTGTAGATATCCTCGATTTGATTTTCTGTTGGTTTAATAATAATTTCTGGGTCAAGTAATCCTGTAGGTCTTACATATAAACGAGTAACAACTCCTTGTGTTTTATCAAGTTCATAATCACCAGGAGTAGCTGAAATGTAAATTTTATTAAAATCAAAAGCACTTTCTCATTCTTCAAATCTTAGTGGTCTATTTTCCAATGCGCTTGGTAATCTAAAACCATAATTAACAAGAGATTCTTTTCGTGAACGATCACCTTTATACATCCCATTTAGCTGTGGGACAAACATGTGAGACTCATCAATAAACATTAAAGAATCTTTAGGAAAGTAATCTAAAATTGTATACGGTCTTTCTCCGAAAGTTCGACGATCCAAATACATTGAGTAATTCTCAATCCCTTTACACATCCCAAATTCTTTCATATCATCAATATCATTTTTGACTCTTTGATTAATTCGAGTGGCTTCAAGTATTTTTCCTTCATTGGAAAAATACTTGATTTGACTTTGCAATTCTTTCTCAATAAGAGGAATAATGTCATTATATACTGAATTTTCAGTTGCATATGCATTACCTGGAGAAAGAGTATAAATAGAAACTTTTTTAAGAACATCTTTAGTTAAAGGATCAACTAAAGCAATTTCTTCTATTTCATCCCCAAAAAAAGAAATTCTCACACAAGATTCTTCAGAGTCTGCAGGTCTAACAAAAACTACATCACCTTTTAAAGTGAACATCCCTGGTGCTTGATCAATATCATTACGATCATATTTAATTTGAACCAGTTGAGAGATAAAATCTTTTACCGAAATGGTTTGACCAATATAAAAACGATAAAAAGAATCTTTGTATACTTCAGGATTTAAAGCACCATAAATAGCACTAACAGAAGCTATTACAATTACATCTTTGCGAGTCAATAGAGAATTAACGGCGCTTAAACGTAAAATTTCGATTTGTTCGTTGGTTTGTGAATCCTTTTCAATATATGTATCAGTTGTAGGCAAGTATGCTTCAGGTCGATAGTAATCAAAATAAGAAATAAAATATTCAACGGCATTTTCAGGAAAAAAAGTTTTTAATTCACTATATAGTTGTGAGGCTAAAGTTTTGGTATGGGTTAAAACAATGACAGGACGATCAAATTCTTTAATAACATTTGCAATTGTAAAAGTTTTTCCGCTTCCTGTTACCCCAAGTAAAACTTGTTCTTT contains:
- the hprK gene encoding HPr(Ser) kinase/phosphatase; translated protein: MSKKMYANDIIGFFDLNVINSNVPLNNREILSPAIKRVGLELAENTGTERLKFNVIAWGTSESKWFDLVGDKRTRKSLEHVFSFQPPLVMLSKGMSDSNIQLIKEVASKYKVPVVHDKFLSSSYLTTSIGTYLNNHFAQVVQVHGCLMMIGGIGVLIVGPSGSGKSEAALDLIQKGHIFISDDAVLIKDLGNRFIGSSPRITQDFLEVRGIGPIDIKYTYGARSVASSSPIHLVVELVKKEEQNRLDRLGIDFLKYPIMGRSIKMIQVPTKEGGSVSSLIEAAVNAYLARHDGLNVIDKIEKRRLEDE
- the uvrA gene encoding excinuclease ABC subunit UvrA — its product is MSKKDQIVIKGARENNLKNVSLTLPKNKLIIFTGLSGSGKSSLAFNTIYEEGRRRYVDSLSSYARMFLGGTKKPDVESIEGLSPSISIEQKTTVNNPRSTVGTVTEIYDYFRLLFARIGKAYCPNHNIEITSQSSKDIITSIYKQPQNSRLIIYSPLVDGEKGTHQNLLEKLKKEGFLRVKVDGQLFMLEDKIVLDKNVRHVIDLVIDRVALTEENQNRIAEAVDIACDRSGGIVKVENADSNEILTFSKNHACIYKDFSISKIETKLFSFNSPYGMCQNCKGIGVEFKADWNSLVPEPWRSISLGGIKYFENTVNTQNLEWQEFEVLLNHYGIDKDQPIDEIPEHLLKYLKHGSDEIIEFDLTSSGGTHRRYKREIEGILDKVERLYYNTTSDAIRDWLKKYMGSFQCHVCKGARLNSNALAIKLGQKNIYQFTQMSIEESLDFIETLTKTFSESEIQISKIILKEITDRLTFLKNVGLEYLTLNRNAETLSGGESQRIRLATQIGSNLTGVLYVLDEPSIGLHQKDNMKLIETLRKMVDLGNTLIVVEHDEDTMLASDYIVDIGPEAGHKGGEIVAAGELEKIVENKKSITGKYLSGEWKIEIPKNRRSGNGKTITINGAKQNNLQNISVTIPLGKLVAVTGVSGSGKSTLVNEILVHGIQYSLGLAEGNAHKKALFDSIKGLENVDKIVPVSQSPIGRTPRSNPSTYTGVFDDIRDIYANVEESRIRGYSKGRFSFNVAGGRCDRCSGDGFIKIEMHFLPDVYVACDDCDGKRYNRETLEIKYRNKTIADVLDMSVDTALEFFEAKTKIVEKLQILQDVGLGYIKLGQMSTTLSGGEAQRVKLATYLQKKPTGKTLYVLDEPTTGLHTHDVKKLIHILNRIVDNGDSVLVIEHNLDVIKCADHIIDLGPDGGIKGGRVIASGTPEQVSASEISYTAEFLRKILKLKT
- the uvrB gene encoding excinuclease ABC subunit UvrB, yielding MSLFKLHSNYKPSGDQPKAIKEIVEGIQEGTKEQVLLGVTGSGKTFTIANVIKEFDRPVIVLTHTKTLASQLYSELKTFFPENAVEYFISYFDYYRPEAYLPTTDTYIEKDSQTNEQIEILRLSAVNSLLTRKDVIVIASVSAIYGALNPEVYKDSFYRFYIGQTISVKDFISQLVQIKYDRNDIDQAPGMFTLKGDVVFVRPADSEESCVRISFFGDEIEEIALVDPLTKDVLKKVSIYTLSPGNAYATENSVYNDIIPLIEKELQSQIKYFSNEGKILEATRINQRVKNDIDDMKEFGMCKGIENYSMYLDRRTFGERPYTILDYFPKDSLMFIDESHMFVPQLNGMYKGDRSRKESLVNYGFRLPSALENRPLRFEEWESAFDFNKIYISATPGDYELDKTQGVVTRLYVRPTGLLDPEIIIKPTENQIEDIYNTIIQQRESGDKTIILTTTKRMSEELSAYLLERNVKAAYIHSEHNTFVRNEILRKLRAGIYEVLIGINLLREGIDLPEVSKVIVLDADKESFMRNTRSLIQITGRAARNHKGQAIFYADKISKSMQECIDDNKEKRALQIAYNQKHNIVPKTIIKPLSEPIHGHGVMNAVQLLLDQSQKKAKKEKVSPKEREEVIKEVKRQMDEAAKMLDYERAIELRDILLELQNAKS